The following coding sequences are from one Desulfosporosinus orientis DSM 765 window:
- a CDS encoding enoyl-CoA hydratase: MAENKVVELTIEENVGIITINNPPVNALTLDVREQLKEVLADVDGNEEIRALVITGAGPKFFVAGADIKDFPNQMEKGPRENATIYKDMFTYLEDSPRPVIAALNGLALGGGCELVLACDLRIADEKAKLGLPEVTLGLIPGLGGTQRLARLVGPAKAKELLFTGSPITAEEALKIGLVNQVVPAGTAFEEALKLAKKLAKGAGVAMAYGKYLVNKGLELPLQDAMEIEMQHVEKIFLTEDLKEGLDAFINKRPPVFKNR; encoded by the coding sequence ATGGCAGAGAATAAGGTTGTCGAACTGACCATTGAGGAGAATGTGGGGATTATCACCATTAACAATCCGCCGGTTAACGCCCTTACCCTGGATGTGAGAGAACAGCTGAAAGAGGTTTTGGCGGATGTTGACGGCAATGAAGAAATCAGGGCCTTGGTGATTACCGGGGCAGGGCCGAAATTCTTTGTAGCGGGTGCCGACATTAAGGATTTCCCTAATCAAATGGAAAAGGGCCCCCGGGAGAATGCCACCATTTATAAAGACATGTTTACCTATCTTGAAGACTCACCCCGGCCTGTGATCGCCGCCTTAAACGGTTTGGCCCTGGGAGGGGGATGCGAGCTGGTTCTAGCCTGTGATCTGAGAATTGCTGATGAAAAGGCAAAGCTCGGCTTGCCTGAAGTAACCTTGGGTTTGATTCCCGGTCTGGGCGGCACCCAGCGTTTAGCCAGACTGGTGGGACCGGCCAAGGCCAAGGAGCTGCTCTTTACCGGCAGCCCTATCACGGCGGAAGAAGCCTTAAAGATCGGTTTAGTGAATCAGGTGGTTCCTGCCGGAACGGCCTTTGAGGAAGCCCTTAAGTTGGCGAAAAAACTGGCCAAAGGAGCGGGGGTGGCCATGGCCTACGGAAAATATCTGGTCAATAAAGGCTTGGAGCTGCCCTTGCAAGACGCTATGGAGATAGAGATGCAGCATGTGGAAAAAATCTTCCTGACGGAAGATTTGAAAGAAGGCTTAGACGCCTTTATCAATAAACGTCCGCCGGTATTTAAAAACCGCTAA